The Camelus ferus isolate YT-003-E chromosome 13, BCGSAC_Cfer_1.0, whole genome shotgun sequence genome segment CGATGCATGATATAAACAATGACTTAAACCCTCCGACCTCTGGGCCTCCCGCTGAGGAGTGCAGGCTGCCGCCCAAGGCATGCAGGATGTGATGTCACtgaaatgcacaggacagtcattcaataaacatttgctaagcATCTACTTCGTGCCATACACTGAGCTAGTAGATTTCTAAAACGCCACTCCTGGCTCCAGAGTGCTCATTAGAGGAGGAAAGACTCTCATGAAATTGGGTACAAAATAAAACTGCGTGTCTGAATGAAGTGAATGAGGTGCGCTGGGTTGCACACACAAAAAGGGATAAGCAAATTTTAGTGCTGGAGTGTCAGAAACGTCGCCACAAAACAGATTAGGGACTGACCTTGGAAAACAGGCTATTCAGCAGACGGAGAGACGGGAGGTCACTCAAATacttgatggataaatggatttCGGGCAGGCGTCAGAGTTAAAAGCACGGAGACTGGACTTGAAGGATGGCAAACAATAATCGTGTAACTGGAATATCACTGGATTAGCTTGTGGCCAACCTCAACCCAGCGTCAAATTCTAAAGAACGTAAATCTGACGTCCACAAAGCTGTGCGGAACTAGAGGGGAGAGGAGTTAGCAAAACGTCCTAAATGTCTTATATCTTATCTATCCATTTACTCTTATAACTGCTTCTCTCaaatctcttctttcttaaaCCAACTTTACTATCACCTCCATCACCCACACCCACATATACATCCGTCCAAAAAAATAACTGTGGGAACTATCCTCTCTTCACCCTTCCTTGCCACTCAGGTTTCACCTCCCAAATTCTTTCAAATCTATTCAAATTAATGtcattcttcccttcttcctatTCTGTCTTTCTTGTGTTGGGGGGGCGGGGATTGTTCCAATTATGTTCAAGCATCAAGCAATCTGCACCTCAAAGGATCCTCCTACTCAGAAAGCAAGAAACACTAAACACACATATCCAAAAACATTTTGTTCCTCCACAAGAGCCAATATTTATTGTTAACCCTAAACCATCGGCAGGCTTGGCACTTCATATGCTATTTCCTTGTGATAAGTATTATATTCAATCCTCACTTGACAGCTGAAAAAACTGGCCCAATACCTCCGAAGTGGAATGTAGCACAGTCAAGTCTAACTCCAGGGCTAGAGAAATAGGATGGGGCCAGATCACGCAGGATTTTGTACATCATCCCAAAAGTTTAGACATTATCCTACAGAAATGGATAGCCTTTCAGGAAAGTTAGCAGGGGAACAGGATGATGCAATCTGCCTTTTAGAAAAGTCACTTACTAACTTATACTTTAGAAAAGTATGTATCATGCATAGATTACAAGGGGAATACactagagataaggaaactgagagacTACTGCATAAATCAAATAATAATGTGTTAATATATGCATGTAACAGTCTTGTAGAATATACATAACACGGGAAACAGTGGTTCTCTCTGGAAGATAAGATTGCTAAATCACATATTCCCTGCATTGCTTGAATTTCCTTTTACAAAGAGAAAgtattactttttattaattagaaaaaataataaattaattaaaagaagtaTGCAATAATTCAGGTAGATTATGAGAGCATAAACCGTGTTAGTAAGATTGAGGCCAGAGAAggtttaaagaatttttttaaaaatgagttcaaTTTTGGCATATTGAATTGAAGGTTATTGTTGCTCACCCTTAAGGAGTTAGAtggtatatattttgaatatttggaaatgaaCCTTAGGAGGTAGAAATCTGAGTTAAGAACCAGTAGATATCATTACACAGTAATTGATGCCACAGAAGTCATTGAGTTCCCCCAATTAAGATTGTATAGAGTGAGAAATTAAGGTCCAGTCCAGAACAAAATCTTGAAAACACCAATATATAAAGGATGTATATAGAAATAGTGGCCAGAATCCTATTAATACCAAAAACTTATACCAAATAGTCTACCATTATATCTGTGTGATCACTGGATCCAGAATTTAAAAGTACCACGGACAAATGTGGAAATTCCTAAGTGTcccctcaataaaataaaaacctatagACATCAAAGATAATATTCAGACCTTACTTTTAAGAGTTTCATAATATAATGGGgacaaataatacagaaatataagATTACAATACATTCTGAAAAATACAAGAATTGAAGCTATACAAGATCCTAATATAATGTAAAAGAGGAAGTTATTAATCTATCTGGAGGAAATGAAAGTTGGGTGATCAGAAAATCTTTCTGGAGGAAGTAATGTCCATactggattttttgttttgttttttttttcattttgttaaattgaagtatagtcaatttacaatgttgtgtcagttgtACACAAGAAAGGGTATAACAtggtgtttcagtcatacatatatatacaaacattttttcatattcttttttattatagattactataagatactgaatataattaaGAATGTTTAGGAGTTGGCCAATTGGGCAAGGTAGAAAAGACATAATAGgtaataataattatgataatagtaataatagctatcatttataGAGAGCTTACCATGTGTTAGGCATTGTTCCAAGCAAGTTTCAATAACTAGTTGATTTAATCCCCACAGCAAATTGGTGAGGTAcctactattcccattttacagatgaggcaactgaggtaCAGGAAGTGATCATCCAAATGATGAATAGAGATGAAGAGACTagtatgtataaatatagcatgatatttgagaatcactgaaacATAGTATGTGGCAAGAAAAGTGGTGGTAAATGAGGCTGGAAAGGAAAGCTAGGACTTGATTATAAGGAGCAGTTTTATAAAACTTGGACTATATGCTAGGCAAAAGAGAGTTTGCAAAGGATTTCAAACACATTAAGACAGAATCACATTTAGCACTATAACGTACAACCAACCAGTGAATATCCCAAAGATATGAGATTTTCCCAATCTTTCCAGCTTACCTCCTACCACAATGCCAAATTCATTCTTCACTCTAACCAAAGCAATCTGCTGACAGTCCTGTACACTCTCTCATACCTCCATGCCTTCATTAATGCTATTTCATATGTcctaaattaatttctatttcatttacctAGATACCTCCTTCAGTCTGTCAAGAATTAGttcaaattttctctcttcttcccacagggttttgtttttttttttaacttggcatCAAATTCAAGGGTCCAGGAAATTACATTGAATGAAACCTCTAAATAAAATTTAGTACATCCTTCTATTATGAATGTAGGCCACAAACCACAATAGTATTGGAGGTACTTGTGCCTCTGCAACCAAAagaaatcacagatattttcatatcatattACACTTGCAGCAGATAACtcaaaataccatttacattcGTCACTATCTCGAAATTATGTTAATAATTATGTCCATCACTAAATCTTATTCTTCAATGAGTTAATAAAGAAGCATATATATTACTATAAcccaaatttgttttaaaaaatattttgatagctaGTTCAATACACGAAATTTCCTTTGTAATCCAAAGTATTTTACATGCTTAAAAATACTGTTCTAAAAATGGGTCCCTGGGCTTCACTGTAACTGCCAAAGAGGTCCATGGCACAAAAACGGAAGTTAGTAACTCCTTCTTAGGAATTTTAATGACACATGgactttcctccccttctctcctatCCAACACCCCACCATTCTGAATAGGTGTCCCTCCTTTGCCTTCTTTCTGATTTTCCGTTTTAACTTTTGCATGGCTTATTGATATCCCTGCTGTCAGCCTCATCAACTAGCCCTTTGAGCTTTCTCAGTACTGAAATTATGTTTATCACTGTTGTGTGCACAGTTCGTAGAGAGAGTGAAATAGTGGATGCTTAACATTAACAATAAATAGTTGCTGAATTAATCAATTAGAACATAAAACCCCAAAGTCTCTAAAAGTTACCAAGAGAACTGTAAACTAAGTGATgagatgctaaataaatgtattaaataattcTAATCTGACTACACCTTAGTTTACTACTTTCTTGGATTCTTATATGAGGCCCAAGAATAAacataccatttaaaaaaattttttttcacaagtaACAGTAAACTCAACTGAAACTGGCTTAAATTAAAGGGATTTATTGATTTACGTAAGAGAAGGTACAGAGATACGTCTTCAAGAGTGGCCCCTCCAAACCGCATGTGAGCTTCTCAGTGACTCACTCAGGGCACCTCCAGGTTTGGAGCATCTTCCAAAGGCCGGCTTCCCTCAAGGGCATGAGATGGCTGCCAGCGGTAACAGGGGCCTCGTGCTTCCTCCTTCAGATCCGGAAGGAGGACCCGAGACCGCACGAGTCTGGCGCTTGACATTCGTAAGAGGACCCTGTCCAGTCCCAAGTCCGGGGGAGTGTTGATTGGCTCAGGCGTGGGTTACCTGAACAAATCCGGTGGCGGAGGAGATTATCCTGATCAGCTTTGCCCAATCAGAACTCACCCCTGAGCCGGGTGCGGTGGGGCCAAGCCCTCcaaactgcaaaactgttttttaaTGAGAATGAAGTGGGATAGGTGATGGGGAGACAAACGCAAAAGCAGTCAGGAGAAATCCAGGGACTTAAAGTAGgattttctttgggggaaggCAAAAAACTGGTCTGTTGTTATCACAGTGTCTTGGACTACATATGATGAGATATGTTGATGATCAATTATATCAGTAAGTAATGAGTAACTTCACCATCAAAcaacatatttactttttattcaaaTGTTACAGAGATAGAATTCAACCCAACAACTCAACTATGTAATTCAGCTATTGAATTTACTAGATATATTCTGGTCTTACAGACAAACACTTCTTAATTTCCCTCCTGGTATGGCTAAGAATCCAGTAGTGATCGATTTGCTTTAAATAGCAGAAACAGGTACCTAATGATAAGTGAGTGTCTCAACTTTTCCAATGAGAATTTAGTTAAATGCCTTACTGTTCACTAACACCCCAAAATGACTAGAGGATTAAGCCTGGTTCTAAAAATGGGTATTTCTAAATTTTGGAGgaaatgtgtgtatttgtattattagctttaaaaaaacacttaatatCCATCCTAGTGTCTTCATTTAATAAAAGCAGTAGTAGCACAGCATGAAATATGGAATGTgctgtataaaataataaaaccctGCTATTAGAGTTTATAAATGCTTCAACAGACCTACAGTTAAGATTGGTAATTATTAATCTTATGCAATCTTCTTTACACTGTATACAAGTATCTCTCTAATGTAAACATTAGAGCAAGTTTAGGctatatctttttttcctcctctcaaggtttggatttcatatttttatcataatgTAGAATATGATTTCCTACACTCCATATTGATTGAGCTAGGCCTTGGAGGATTTGGGTTGGATAGATCGTACAGCTGTAACAAAACTTGTAAATCAATACCTTCTCCACACGTTTTACATCCATCTCTCTAGGTCtcagtatttttgtttcctctaaaTTTGCACACTTCCTTTCGCAGAGACAATGCTGAGCactatttttccttctactaTTTATGGTCAGTGATTATTAATGATTTAGTCAGATTTGTCCtaagtaatcagaaaaaaataagagaggcTGAGGTTGCCAAGGAAACCAGAGCCAATAGTTGTGGAAGTTCTGGAAGGAAGCAATTCCTCTGGGACAGATAAAACACACAGACTTACGGGGAGAGTGGAAGGAAAGATGCCAAGTCCATAATGAGAGGACAAGTCAATatgaaatgaaaaggagaagATAAAGAGCAGCATTTGTAAACGAAATTATTTTTAGATCATCAACTAAGGCTTGGAACAAGAGAGAGAACAAGGATATGAATAGGGATTTTAGTAAAAGAAAAGGTTAAGACACAATAGGTAAATATGTAACAAATTAAATGGAATAGATAGATTAGGGTGAGTGTACTTGTGTCCATGGCTTCTTGGTTCTGTTTCACGTTAAAGCACTTTATTGTCCCAGGATACATCCAACTACATGCTGTATTGATTTGTCTAAATATTCCTCAAGAGAGTATCTAACTCAACATGAAACTTACCTCCATCAGCATTCCCACTAGCCAAACctatatatcatttttataattcttaactccttcctcttcttcagcCACACATTCAACCAGTCACCAAATCTTGACATTTCTACCTTCTATATAGCTCTAAAATTGAACTATGTTTCTCAATTTTACACTGGCCAAACTGCGATCAGGCTACTGTCACTTGAAACTGTCCCCATGCTGTTGTGTCTGACTCCCAGTTCCCACTCCTGCATACAAGCATGTGCAGAACTTCAAATCCACTTACCCTTTGAACTGCcaaatttatcaaataaaattatgggacactcagttaaatttgaatttccgATAAACAATTTTAATCTAAGTATATCTCAAATATTGCATGAACAGCATtgcaaatattacaaatattcattcaatatttGGGACAAGcttttactaaaaatattattttttatctgaaattcaaatttaactggtcAGCTTTATCTGGCAACATGATTCACCTTTCCACCATTTTTTTTGTGTTATTTAGAGTCACATGTGTAGTTAAAGTACAAAACTAAATGTACAGGAATAATAACACCAAATTGAGGATAGTGTTTTCTACGGAGTTTGAAGGGGGAAATGCCATCAGTTAGGAATACAGAAGGAAATTCCATCATAGATGTGTTTGTATtaagtacatatttttttaattcttagttttTACTGACatgtcgatttacaatgttagtttcaagtgtacaacaaagtgattgttacacatatacatttaaggatgtatttttaattttggctatttggggttttCTCTTATGAAGGGtatttatgtttcatttcttAAGCTTAGtggtaaaaatacacattttaaaaatattactatgctttttgtgtgtttcaaatatttataataaatatttttaaaatcttcattagCCCTCTAGATAAAGTCAAAAGAACAGAACATGGATTACAAACACCTTCACGGGTCCACTGACCCTGTTTACCTTTCTAATTGTACCATTGCCAGCTTGTACACAACAGTCTGGTCATGCTGAACAATTTCCCTCAAAAAATGTCTGAGCTTTTGTCCATACAATTTCCTCTCTCAAGAACTCAGGcccatctttcttcctcttgtcATTACGTCTCATATTAATTGTCAATATCTTCAGGAAAACTTCTCCGGTACCATATCTATGTCTGGGTTGGGTCCTTATCCTGTGTACTTCCAAAGCATTAAGTACTTTCACCATCACTTCTACTCACACCCTGGTATAATTGCTAACttacttctctgtgtctccctaTAGAAtattaactaaaaatatatactatgctGTATTCAGTCTAAAACCCATAGCCCATGCCAGTGCCTGGCATTAATGAGCtcttaataagtatttgctgtAGGAATTAATTAGTGAATTAATGATGggctattttatttaacattcttGAGGCAtgctataattttacttttaatatgaACCCTGGAATCATAAAATCTTACCACCTCATCGTGCATAGGTTAGAAATCATTACCTGGAGTAAAATTGTCTTCTGTCATTCATATTGCAAACTTTGGTTTCAAAACCATCTGTCACCTAAACTAGGTCTTGCCTTTCCTGTTTATGATGAACACAGGTGCCCGTCAACTTGTACAAGCCGCACTTAGGCATGTGtggtgttttatattttgaaaattgccttttatatttatacattcagACTTAGTGAATATAGTAGGTATTATTCAATTACACAGTAAGTATTACATATTGGTACTTACCACTCGCATTATGGAATCTAATATAAACTTTGTTGTTacctgtattttctgctcagtctGCTCTTTTCCTTCGTTTCCCTTAAAGTTCACGAGCTGCTAACTAAAACTGATTTACTAACAGTTCCTAACCCcgtatttaaaaatcagtgcatTATTACCTTAGTAAAATAATACAGCTTTCCTTTACTATGTGGATATACCTCCTTGAGTTTTCTATctcctgtttatttgttttctggatACTCTTATTAATTATGCCAATACTCTTCCTTCTGTTCTGGTTTGAAGATCTTTGAATCTTTGCTCCTCGGCATTTCCTCATTCTCATTAATAGAAGAAAAGGCAGATACTGGGGAAGAATTGAGGCTGGAACAGTTGGCCCAAGGAAAAATGGTATGTGAAACAGGTAACCTGAGGATGCCACCTTTACTCCAACTATACCCTCTTTATTTATTGCTGCTTCTCAGACTTTCTAATTTTAGCTCTCAGTTAAGTCTTATCCTCACGTTCTACTTTTGCaacttccaaaataaaatcatCTGGATCATTCTGAGGCACTGTTAAGTGTGGAAAAATAAGTCAAACGCGTATGTAACTACTGAGGACCCCTTTTGCTAAAATCTACCCTACTGTGGTTCCCTGACTATTGTGAACATTTGGCCCAGGGAACGCAAAGAGCTCCTGTTTGGAGAATGTTGGCTGACAGTCAAGAGCTTCTATAGTGACACTTGTTACAAGCGATTCCTCTTAGTGGGTGAGCTGGTCCTTGGTATGACAAGTAAAGAAATCTAATTTTGTCTGCCTCTTGAGAGTATGTCCATTTTCCAGGAATGAACTTGAGATAACCACAGATAAAAGACATATATTAGAATTCTAATCTAAAATTAATGATTGAGAGAACTACAATTACTCATCAGCAAAACCCCCTGTACACCACACTGCAAACAAAGCCAAATAAGCAGACGGCTGCTTGGTGAGCAGGAATCAGAGTAAGAGGAGTCAGTTATTTGATTCTAATGTTTAATGGCACTGCGATTTGTGAGCCTGATGTACCCTGTTCCACAGGAGCGAAATTGCTGTCTGTGAGGCAGATGGAGACCCACGAGACCCAAGGAGCAACAGCCCATGTCTCACCAGCAAGCCATGCTTGGATGGCCAGTGCCAACTTGTGCCTCTGTGACTCCTTTTTCTTCAGATTCCTGGATGACTAACATCCCTATCCCCTGATCTCATATGCATCCACtggtcgttttttttttttaaggtctatTAAAACATTCTATGTGGTTATTGTCAAGTATGGCCCACGAAGCCATTATGTTGCTTTAGATGACTTTGTACATCTCTACTCAAAGTCACTATGtgatcatttcaaattttaactttCAGTGAACTCTGCTTACTCataacttatttttctgttttagaggGATTTCTCACTGAGATGTCTGTACAAAGTTAGCACataaaatggaagcaaaatatttttaatggttcATCTCAGGAAGTAAGAGGATTAGGAATATTACTAATGGATATGATCTACCAATCAAAACATTTGTTAGACTTTTAAAACTACCCTtctgcacgtgtgtgcacacatgcacacaatatAGGACAATTAGAGATTTTCTAATTACTTTCTAAATAATCATaggtacttttttaaaagaaagaagagaaggttGAGGAGGACGAACAGAGAAGAGGAtgaagaggagaagaagaagcagaaggagaagaaactCATCcagattaattttaaacaaagcGTTATGACTACGTACAGCTTCATTTTGAGGaatcaatttctaatttttaaacaccatttaatttttaaaaccctatCTTTTCCAAGTGCCCTTTCATACTGTGGGCATTTCCTATCATTCTGTGTTCCTAAATTTTCAGCAAATCCTGGATATATGCTCTTGTTTCTTTTGATACTCTATTGTTCATTGTACAaaggtaattttgttttaaatgcaatttCAGTTTGTCTGATGCTATGGCTATTCATCATTTGGGTTCTTTTGCTatacctgtatttttttaatgtccaatTTATGTTACTTCAGcacctctttattttttcaagattctttatTCAAGCATTTTATCCAACACATATGCTCTCTGAGTgaccattttataattaaaacattttgattgGGTATACTTTATTTATACAATTacaatagtatttttttattgatatcATAACACA includes the following:
- the HHLA3 gene encoding LOW QUALITY PROTEIN: HERV-H LTR-associating protein 3 (The sequence of the model RefSeq protein was modified relative to this genomic sequence to represent the inferred CDS: deleted 2 bases in 2 codons; substituted 3 bases at 3 genomic stop codons), whose protein sequence is MNSQSAPEPGTNASPGGRRAGSRLGTKGRALSELELLDAXYKQXLKPSDSGPPAEECRLRPRHAGCDVTEMHRTVIQXTFAKHLLRAIH